Proteins encoded in a region of the Roseateles sp. SL47 genome:
- a CDS encoding DUF1329 domain-containing protein, with protein MQSIQPRALAPWSFGLIALMASCAVPVWAGVSAEEATRLKGELTPLGGERAANKDGTIPAWTGGMTTPITGDKPGGRRGDPFKDEKPLFSITAQNVGPYADKLTDGTKAMLKRFPESFRVDVYKTHRTAAAPQWVYDNTFKNATRAQLKGDLVEGAYGGIPFPIPKSGAEVMWNHLLRWRGTTLQLDITQYQLTSDGKAVLTTDGSMDQQMPYYFQEGTAEQFAKTQEPWMVRLRNSGPPIRAGEAMVGRNNIDGAKDQAWVYLTGQRRVRKLPNPCCDTPTPATAGVMSFDELETWTGRLDRFDWKLVGKQEIFIPYNGNRLLQPKEDAAVVTRSHLNPDHVRWELHRVWVVEATLRKGQRHQAARSRYYCDEDTWNCVLGDRWDAQGQLWKTLWAQTLVAPDLPGTVIGAFGFTDLLSGTGFVGNLYNSKAQQYAVKPRLADSVFTPDAMAGEGIR; from the coding sequence ATGCAAAGCATTCAGCCACGGGCGCTGGCACCTTGGAGTTTTGGCCTCATCGCTTTGATGGCCAGTTGTGCAGTGCCGGTATGGGCGGGCGTCTCTGCGGAGGAGGCCACCCGCCTGAAGGGCGAATTGACCCCGTTGGGCGGCGAGCGCGCTGCCAACAAGGACGGCACCATTCCCGCCTGGACCGGCGGCATGACCACCCCCATCACCGGAGACAAACCGGGAGGGCGACGCGGTGATCCGTTCAAGGATGAGAAGCCGCTGTTCAGCATCACTGCGCAGAATGTCGGGCCCTATGCGGACAAGCTCACCGACGGCACCAAAGCAATGCTGAAGCGGTTCCCGGAGAGTTTCCGGGTGGACGTCTACAAGACGCACCGCACCGCCGCCGCTCCGCAATGGGTCTACGACAACACCTTCAAGAACGCCACCCGTGCCCAGCTCAAGGGTGACCTGGTGGAGGGCGCTTATGGCGGCATTCCATTCCCCATCCCGAAGTCCGGCGCGGAGGTGATGTGGAACCACCTGTTGCGCTGGCGGGGCACGACGCTGCAACTGGACATCACCCAGTACCAGCTCACCTCGGACGGCAAGGCCGTGCTCACCACCGACGGCAGCATGGATCAGCAGATGCCCTATTACTTCCAAGAAGGCACGGCTGAGCAATTTGCGAAGACCCAGGAACCCTGGATGGTGCGGCTGCGTAACTCCGGCCCGCCGATTCGTGCCGGTGAGGCCATGGTCGGGCGCAACAACATTGACGGGGCCAAGGATCAGGCCTGGGTGTACCTCACCGGGCAGCGCCGCGTGCGCAAGCTGCCGAACCCCTGCTGCGATACGCCCACCCCGGCCACTGCAGGCGTGATGAGCTTCGACGAACTCGAGACCTGGACCGGGCGGCTGGATCGGTTCGACTGGAAGCTCGTTGGCAAGCAGGAGATCTTCATCCCCTACAACGGCAATCGCCTGCTGCAACCGAAGGAGGATGCGGCGGTGGTGACCCGGTCCCATCTGAATCCGGACCATGTGCGCTGGGAACTGCACCGGGTGTGGGTGGTGGAAGCGACCTTGCGCAAGGGGCAGCGTCATCAGGCCGCGCGGAGCCGCTACTACTGCGATGAGGACACCTGGAACTGTGTGCTGGGCGACCGTTGGGACGCCCAGGGGCAGCTGTGGAAGACCCTCTGGGCCCAGACCCTGGTGGCGCCGGACTTGCCTGGCACCGTCATTGGCGCATTCGGCTTTACCGATCTGCTGTCCGGAACCGGCTTTGTGGGCAATCTCTACAACAGCAAAGCCCAGCAATACGCCGTCAAACCAAGGTTGGCCGACAGCGTTTTCACGCCGGACGCCATGGCAGGTGAGGGCATCCGGTGA
- a CDS encoding YCF48-related protein, which translates to MGLAVSQLALASAPVSPTSTRAEDALQRPAVSVKHPGQAVLLGAAVQGARWVAVGERGLIVVSEDGGRQWTQVDSPVSVTLTAVRFANPQFGVAVGHGGVVLVTNNGGREWKARLDGRALGNLLQAQAQSRGDADAMAMAQRLASEGPDKPWLDVSVAGAGQITVVGAYGLALHSDNGGRSWRSFAGPLDNPRGMHLYAIRQVGQRILIAGEQGLVLLSEDGGRSFSRLQTHYKGSFFAAELLPDGGLLVAGLRGQVLRSGDGGQSWVALASPATGAITGIALQANGVPVLASQSGQLLGLQGSALVPWGPQDLPPLNGVVAVDAKRVLALSVRGPIPIELPGGAP; encoded by the coding sequence TTGGGCCTTGCCGTCAGTCAGCTGGCCCTGGCGTCCGCGCCGGTGTCCCCCACCTCGACCAGGGCCGAAGATGCCTTGCAACGCCCTGCGGTGTCGGTGAAGCACCCCGGTCAGGCGGTGCTGCTGGGGGCGGCCGTGCAGGGCGCGCGGTGGGTGGCCGTCGGCGAACGAGGCCTGATTGTGGTGAGCGAGGACGGAGGCCGCCAATGGACCCAGGTGGACTCGCCCGTCAGTGTCACGCTGACGGCGGTCCGATTTGCGAATCCACAGTTCGGCGTGGCAGTGGGGCATGGCGGTGTGGTTTTGGTGACCAACAACGGCGGCCGCGAGTGGAAAGCCCGTCTGGATGGGCGGGCACTCGGAAATCTTCTGCAGGCGCAGGCTCAATCACGCGGCGATGCCGACGCCATGGCGATGGCGCAACGTCTGGCCTCCGAAGGCCCGGACAAGCCATGGCTGGACGTGAGTGTGGCGGGCGCCGGCCAGATCACCGTGGTGGGCGCTTATGGATTGGCGCTGCACAGCGACAACGGCGGGCGGAGCTGGCGTTCATTTGCGGGCCCTCTGGACAACCCCAGAGGCATGCATCTCTATGCCATCCGCCAGGTGGGCCAGCGCATCCTGATCGCTGGCGAGCAGGGCTTGGTGCTGCTGTCGGAAGACGGTGGACGGAGCTTCAGCCGACTGCAGACGCATTACAAAGGCAGCTTCTTCGCTGCCGAATTGCTGCCCGATGGCGGCCTGCTGGTCGCGGGCCTGCGCGGCCAGGTGCTTCGCAGTGGCGATGGCGGCCAGAGTTGGGTGGCGCTCGCCTCACCCGCCACCGGCGCCATCACCGGCATCGCTTTGCAGGCGAATGGCGTTCCGGTGCTGGCCAGCCAGTCGGGGCAGCTGTTGGGACTGCAGGGGAGCGCGCTGGTGCCGTGGGGGCCGCAAGACCTGCCGCCACTCAACGGCGTGGTGGCGGTGGATGCCAAGCGGGTATTGGCGCTGTCCGTCCGAGGCCCCATCCCCATTGAGCTTCCCGGAGGCGCGCCATGA